The Primulina huaijiensis isolate GDHJ02 chromosome 12, ASM1229523v2, whole genome shotgun sequence genome has a window encoding:
- the LOC140990438 gene encoding probable arabinosyltransferase ARAD1 isoform X2: MAGRHHSASTSASASGGIKSRRSPFLYFLISLFFLSLLFYIFTSSSSPSSTLSHDTVYVAPNPNADYSFVSSLQKFLANVKSSTAPDDTVSGNVTEQQVKIFDDLIALNEEKRLYGGENWFYPLSPPLKVYVYDMPSKFTYDLLRLFQSTYKDTTTVTSNGSPVHRLIEQEALKWVTEQPAWKRSEGRDHILPVHHPWSFKSVRKSMKNAIWLLPDMDSTGNWYKPGQVYLEKDVILPYVPNVDVCDSKCLSEAKRTTLLFFRGRLKRNAGGKIRAKLVTELTGANDVIIEEGTAGEGGKAAAQIGMQKSTFCLNPAGDTPSSARLFDAIVSGCIPVIVSDELELPFEGILDYRKIAVFVDSSDVMQPGWLLSFLRSIPRTQIREMQMNLAKHSKHFLYSHPALPMGPEDLVWRMIAGKLLNIKLYVRRSQRVVKGSRSLCTCDCRHPNITSSTIPFS; encoded by the exons ATGGCCGGTAGACACCACTCCGCCTCCACCTCCGCCTCTGCATCCGGCGGAATCAAATCCCGTCGTTCCCCATTTCTCTACTTCTTGATCTCTCTGTTTTTTCTCTCCCTCCTCTTCTACATCTTCACCTCCTCGTCATCCCCATCCTCCACTCTCTCACACGACACGGTCTACGTCGCTCCAAACCCTAACGCCGACTATTCATTTGTTTCCTCACTTCAAAAGTTCCTAGCTAACGTGAAATCCTCTACGGCTCCCGATGACACTGTTAGTGGCAATGTCACAGAGCAGCAAGTCAAGATTTTTGATGATTTGATCGCGCTTAACGAGGAAAAAAGGCTCTATGGAGGTGAAAATTGGTTCTATCCGTTGTCTCCACCTCTCAAGGTTTACGTCTACGATATGCCCTCGAAATTCACCTACGATTTACTCCGGTTGTTTCAAAGTACTTACAAAGACACTACTACTGTCACTTCTAATGGCAGTCCCGTCCATCGATTGATCGAGCAA GAAGCTCTGAAGTGGGTAACAGAACAACCAGCTTGGAAGAGATCTGAGGGTAGAGATCACATCCTTCCAGTTCATCATCCCTGGTCATTTAAATCTGTTCGAAAGTCTATGAAGAATGCAATCTGGCTCCTTCCTGATATGGATTCAACAGGAAATTG GTATAAACCAGGACAAGTTTACCTTGAGAAAGACGTGATACTTCCATATGTTCCCAATGTTGATGTGTGTGATTCAAAATGTTTGTCAGAAGCAAAGAGAACAACACTTCTGTTTTTTCGTGGGAGGCTGAAAAGAAATGCT GGTGGGAAAATTCGTGCTAAACTTGTAACAGAACTCACTGGCGCTAATGATGTGATAATAGAGGAGGGTACTGCAGGAGAGGGAGGAAAGGCTGCAGCTCAGATTGGCATGCAGAA GTCTACCTTTTGCCTTAATCCAGCAGGCGACACTCCTTCATCTGCTAGGTTGTTTGATGCAATTGTCAGTGGGTGCATCCCTGTTATTGTTAGCGATGAACTGGAGCTTCCCTTTGAAGGAATTCTTGACTATCGCAAG ATAGCTGTATTTGTCGATTCTAGCGATGTGATGCAGCCTGGATGGCTCTTATCATTTTTAAGAAGCATTCCTCGCACACAAATTAGAGAGATGCAAATGAATCTAGCTAAG CACTCGAAGCATTTTTTATATTCCCATCCGGCATTGCCAATGGGTCCGGAAGACTTGGTTTGGAGAATG ATCGCAGGAAAGTTGCTAAACATAAAGCTTTACGTGCGAAGATCCCAACGTGTAGTGAAAGGATCTAGAAGCCTATGTACTTGTGACTGCAGGCATCCCAATATTACTAGCAGCACGATACCTTTCTCCTAG
- the LOC140990438 gene encoding probable arabinosyltransferase ARAD1 isoform X1, giving the protein MAGRHHSASTSASASGGIKSRRSPFLYFLISLFFLSLLFYIFTSSSSPSSTLSHDTVYVAPNPNADYSFVSSLQKFLANVKSSTAPDDTVSGNVTEQQVKIFDDLIALNEEKRLYGGENWFYPLSPPLKVYVYDMPSKFTYDLLRLFQSTYKDTTTVTSNGSPVHRLIEQHSVDYWLWADLIAPETERLLKNVVRVHKHEEADLFYIPFFTTISFFLLEKQECKALYREALKWVTEQPAWKRSEGRDHILPVHHPWSFKSVRKSMKNAIWLLPDMDSTGNWYKPGQVYLEKDVILPYVPNVDVCDSKCLSEAKRTTLLFFRGRLKRNAGGKIRAKLVTELTGANDVIIEEGTAGEGGKAAAQIGMQKSTFCLNPAGDTPSSARLFDAIVSGCIPVIVSDELELPFEGILDYRKIAVFVDSSDVMQPGWLLSFLRSIPRTQIREMQMNLAKHSKHFLYSHPALPMGPEDLVWRMIAGKLLNIKLYVRRSQRVVKGSRSLCTCDCRHPNITSSTIPFS; this is encoded by the exons ATGGCCGGTAGACACCACTCCGCCTCCACCTCCGCCTCTGCATCCGGCGGAATCAAATCCCGTCGTTCCCCATTTCTCTACTTCTTGATCTCTCTGTTTTTTCTCTCCCTCCTCTTCTACATCTTCACCTCCTCGTCATCCCCATCCTCCACTCTCTCACACGACACGGTCTACGTCGCTCCAAACCCTAACGCCGACTATTCATTTGTTTCCTCACTTCAAAAGTTCCTAGCTAACGTGAAATCCTCTACGGCTCCCGATGACACTGTTAGTGGCAATGTCACAGAGCAGCAAGTCAAGATTTTTGATGATTTGATCGCGCTTAACGAGGAAAAAAGGCTCTATGGAGGTGAAAATTGGTTCTATCCGTTGTCTCCACCTCTCAAGGTTTACGTCTACGATATGCCCTCGAAATTCACCTACGATTTACTCCGGTTGTTTCAAAGTACTTACAAAGACACTACTACTGTCACTTCTAATGGCAGTCCCGTCCATCGATTGATCGAGCAA CATTCTGTTGATTACTGGTTGTGGGCCGATTTGATAGCGCCGGAGACGGAAAGATTATTGAAGAATGTCGTGAGAGTTCATAAACATGAGGAGGCTGACTTGTTTTACATTCCGTTCTTCACGACGATTAGCTTTTTCTTGCTTGAGAAGCAAGAGTGCAAGGCACTTTACAGG GAAGCTCTGAAGTGGGTAACAGAACAACCAGCTTGGAAGAGATCTGAGGGTAGAGATCACATCCTTCCAGTTCATCATCCCTGGTCATTTAAATCTGTTCGAAAGTCTATGAAGAATGCAATCTGGCTCCTTCCTGATATGGATTCAACAGGAAATTG GTATAAACCAGGACAAGTTTACCTTGAGAAAGACGTGATACTTCCATATGTTCCCAATGTTGATGTGTGTGATTCAAAATGTTTGTCAGAAGCAAAGAGAACAACACTTCTGTTTTTTCGTGGGAGGCTGAAAAGAAATGCT GGTGGGAAAATTCGTGCTAAACTTGTAACAGAACTCACTGGCGCTAATGATGTGATAATAGAGGAGGGTACTGCAGGAGAGGGAGGAAAGGCTGCAGCTCAGATTGGCATGCAGAA GTCTACCTTTTGCCTTAATCCAGCAGGCGACACTCCTTCATCTGCTAGGTTGTTTGATGCAATTGTCAGTGGGTGCATCCCTGTTATTGTTAGCGATGAACTGGAGCTTCCCTTTGAAGGAATTCTTGACTATCGCAAG ATAGCTGTATTTGTCGATTCTAGCGATGTGATGCAGCCTGGATGGCTCTTATCATTTTTAAGAAGCATTCCTCGCACACAAATTAGAGAGATGCAAATGAATCTAGCTAAG CACTCGAAGCATTTTTTATATTCCCATCCGGCATTGCCAATGGGTCCGGAAGACTTGGTTTGGAGAATG ATCGCAGGAAAGTTGCTAAACATAAAGCTTTACGTGCGAAGATCCCAACGTGTAGTGAAAGGATCTAGAAGCCTATGTACTTGTGACTGCAGGCATCCCAATATTACTAGCAGCACGATACCTTTCTCCTAG
- the LOC140989845 gene encoding 4-coumarate--CoA ligase 2-like, with protein MPSMASVETQNPEIPSDLVSSQKQSASDQEGHIFVSKLPPIPIPNHIPLHSFCFQNLSQKSDRTCLLVGNTGRSYTYTEVHLICQRTAAGLSKLGVKKGDVIMLLLQNCAEFAFCFMGASMIGGVTTTANPFLTRAEIFKQFNASNSKLIVTQSLYVDKLRDPVDSGNDSPKLGRDFSVVTIDDPPEGCLPFSVLCEADENDVPEVEIDPDDAVALPFSSGTTGLPKGVILTHKSLITSIAQQVDGENPNWHVKEDDVVLCVLPLFHIFALNAALLCSLRVGAGILLVQKFEMGLLLELIQRHRVSVAAVVPPLVLALAKNPVVGNFDLTSIRLVQSGAAPLGTELEEALLRRLPQAVFGQGYGMTEAGPVLCLSPLFAKQPFPTKSGSCGNVVRNAELKVVSPETGHSLPRNQPGEICIRGSQIMKGYLNDAEATARTIDVDGWLHTGDIGYVDEDDDVFIIDRLKELIKFKGFQVPPAELESLLLSHPNIADAAVVPQNDEAAGEVPVAFVVAASECQVTEEEVKEFVAKQVVFYKRLHKVHFVNAIPKSPAGKILRRELRAKLHNAS; from the exons ATGCCGTCAATGGCTTCTGTTGAAACCCAGAATCCAGAGATTCCTTCTGATCTTGTTTCATCCCAGAAACAATCGGCATCGGATCAAGAAGGCCATATTTTCGTATCCAAACTGCCACCGATCCCGATTCCCAATCACATTCCTCTTCACAGTTTCTGTTTCCAAAATCTGTCGCAGAAATCCGACAGGACTTGTCTCTTAGTCGGAAACACCGGCAGAAGCTACACCTACACCGAGGTTCATCTCATCTGCCAGAGAACCGCCGCCGGTCTGTCCAAACTTGGGGTCAAGAAAGGCGATGTCATCATGCTGCTGCTCCAGAACTGCGCCGAGTTCGCGTTCTGTTTCATGGGTGCTTCGATGATCGGCGGGGTTACTACTACAGCGAATCCTTTTCTCACCAGGGCTGAGATTTTCAAGCAATTCAACGCATCGAATTCGAAGTTGATCGTCACGCAGTCGCTGTACGTGGACAAGCTCCGCGATCCAGTCGATAGTGGTAATGATTCACCGAAGCTCGGCCGGGATTTCTCTGTAGTCACCATCGACGATCCTCCAGAGGGTTGCTTGCCTTTCTCTGTATTATGTGAAGCAGACGAAAACGATGTTCCGGAAGTGGAAATAGACCCGGACGACGCCGTCGCGCTGCCGTTCTCCTCCGGCACCACCGGGCTACCCAAGGGCGTGATTCTAACCCACAAGAGTTTGATCACCAGCATAGCTCAGCAAGTGGACGGCGAGAACCCCAATTGGCATGTCAAAGAAGACGACGTCGTCCTCTGCGTTCTGCCATTATTTCACATATTCGCATTGAATGCGGCGCTGCTGTGTTCGTTGAGGGTGGGCGCCGGGATCCTGTTGGTGCAGAAATTCGAGATGGGTTTGCTTCTGGAGCTCATACAGAGGCACCGAGTGTCGGTGGCGGCGGTGGTTCCGCCGCTTGTGCTGGCCCTGGCTAAGAATCCGGTGGTGGGTAATTTCGACCTGACCTCGATTCGGCTGGTGCAGTCCGGGGCTGCTCCGCTTGGGACGGAGCTGGAGGAAGCGCTTCTCCGACGTTTGCCGCAGGCGGTATTCGGACAG GGGTACGGTATGACCGAGGCTGGTCCGGTGCTATGTTTATCCCCATTATTTGCAAAACAACCATTTCCAACTAAATCTGGTTCGTGTGGCAACGTAGTTCGGAATGCCGAGCTTAAGGTGGTCAGCCCCGAAACCGGCCATTCCCTCCCCCGCAATCAACCCGGTGAAATATGCATCCGCGGATCGCAGATCATGAAAG ggTACTTGAATGATGCCGAGGCAACAGCCAGAACCATTGACGTAGATGGTTGGCTTCATACCGGGGACATAGGCTACGTAGACGAAGACGACGATGTTTTCATCATAGACAGACTTAAAGAACTCATTAAATTCAAAGGCTTCCAAGTGCCACCAGCCGAGCTCGAGTCTCTTCTCCTTAGCCACCCCAACATTGCCGATGCTGCCGTCGTACC GCAAAACGATGAAGCAGCTGGTGAAGTTCCAGTGGCATTTGTTGTTGCGGCAAGTGAGTGTCAAGTGACGGAAGAAGAAGTGAAAGAATTCGTCGCGAAACAGGTGGTTTTCTACAAGAGGTTGCATAAAGTGCACTTTGTAAATGCGATTCCCAAGTCTCCTGCGGGCAAAATTTTGAGAAGAGAGCTCAGGGCCAAGCTGCACAATGCATCATGA
- the LOC140990439 gene encoding uncharacterized protein isoform X1, producing the protein MTPSTMLLVQVILLSISSISAAATNLPSRNQDIVVAMEEMQKANYFTFVTLINMAPPDLFQSNVTFLMPNDRILSRTNIPETSLVDLLLRQSIPSPLLFEHLEHFPTGSMIPTSRPGYVFKVDNDGRERFYLNNVRIISPNVCTKGSSIRCHGVDGVVQPTSLSPQSSTQPVLSCPNSTGHPVVSAPPTPFPVATVAAPLPSAPTSSSPKTCNATSSVDLLITLLMFIVETWLFSRV; encoded by the exons ATG ACTCCGTCTACGATGTTGCTTGTTCAAGTTATACTGTTATCCATCTCATCTATATCAGCGGCAGCAACAAATCTTCCTTCAAGAAACCAAGATATTGTTGTAGCAATGGAAGAGATGCAGAAAGCCAATTACTTCACTTTTGTCACCCTCATTAACATGGCCCCTCCCGACCTATTTCAGTCCAACGTCACTTTCTTGATGCCTAACGATCGGATCTTGTCGAGAACCAATATACCTGAAACCTCCCTTGTTGATCTGTTGCTCCGTCAATCCATCCCGTCGCCTCTGCTTTTCGAGCACCTCGAGCATTTCCCAACTGGCTCCATGATCCCAACGTCCAGGCCCGGTTATGTTTTCAAGGTCGATAATGATGGGAGGGAGCGGTTTTATCTCAACAATGTGAGAATCATTAGTCCTAACGTATGCACCAAAGGGTCTTCAATAAGATGCCATGGTGTAGATGGAGTGGTGCAGCCTACTTCGCTATCCCCTCAGTCGAGTACACAACCAGTACTCTCTTGCCCGAATAGCACGGGTCATCCGGTGGTCTCAGCCCCTCCAACGCCATTTCCAGTCGCGACGGTAGCCGCACCACTGCCATCTGCTCCTACATCAAGTTCTCCCAAGACATGCAATGCTACAAGTTCTGTTGATTTGTTAATTACATTGCTGATGTTTATAGTGGAAACATGGTTGTTTTCTAGAGTTTAA